The Lepeophtheirus salmonis chromosome 3, UVic_Lsal_1.4, whole genome shotgun sequence genomic interval CACTTTTGAGTGTTATAGTATTGAGTTGGAATTCTTGTGGTGGGGCTTGATGTTGAAGGGCATTCTGAGCGATGACAATATTTGACTGGGCACCTTCGGGGgctacaaatacaaaattgttcaGACTATTTTCTTGGGGAGGTGTGGAAGATGATGCTTGATTTAGTTTAGAGCCACCTTTCTGATGTGTTTTAATATGTTTTGACAAGTGATCACTTcgcataaattttttgtagcaCTCTGGGCAAGGAAAGCGTTTTTCTCCCGTATGAGTTCGTCTATGTCTTTGTAATTCATCAGATCGCGTAAATCGTTTTCCACAATGCATCCAATTGCATACAAAAGGTCGTTCTCCACTATGCCAACGGAGATGAGCTCGTAAATGTGATGTTTTACCATATACCTTGTTGCAATTCGTTATGTGGCAAATATGCTGCTTCTTCCTGGGTTTTCCGTCAGGATTCCTGGAAATTACAAATAATGCtgatataagtattaaatataatctttttacaTATTAAGAATGATGAATTAAGTTGCATAATATGTTAGTGGCATGCTATCATCAagcaaataaactaaaaatcatataaatcaAGACAATCATAATTACTTTCCACGTCCACGATCTCCGTCTTTACAGTTAGGACAGGTGCATGCAACCCGTTTTAATCGAGTTCTAGGCGCTTCTCCATCACTACCTCCATTACCACTTCGTCTTCCTGCGTTGGACCCACTGTTGGTTTGATTAATGGGTTTGGTATCATTTGTGGaactattatttgtaataagagtttgagattGCTGTTGAACAGAAGCTGAGGCAGTAATTGTCTGGATGGATTGTTGTTGATGTGACCCATGCGTTTGAACTTGGGTATTTTGTCCTGCCATACTCGTAACTATAGCATTTGACAAACCTAATTCCTCAATAGTTGCTGAGGAGGGAATAGCATTTGCTATTTGGACAGCTTGTGGCTGAACCATAGGGATTTGAATTACATGCCACTTTGATGGATCATTTGGATCTTGCTGTAGAGCTTGTTGCGTTGTAGGAGCTATTTGGGGAGCAGCAATAACGTGTTGCGGAGTAGCATTTGCGATAGGTACATTACCGATACCCGGTATATGAACTGTAGCCTGACTTTGTTGTTGTATTGCGGCCGCAGGTAtctaaataatagaataatacgttattaattatcatacatatataactgagatatttatattatgtcaaattCATGAGCATGACCGTTTAGGATGTTGCATTTTTAAGATTGaaaaacgtatatatatatatatgtgtgtgagggaataattcaaatttttgataaaatagttgcgtagaaatacatataatgaaGTTAGAAGTCATGAGAataattgacatatttatattaagacaAAAGGCTGTACTTGGACAATCTGGCCATTGGCTGTCCGAAAGGAAATGACTTGGGATGTTTGAGGCGGGGGTTGGGACAGAATAACTTGTCCATTAGCCAAAACATGGACTTGCTGATACTGGGATTGGTTTTGAGGTGGGAATGTGGTAGTTGCAAGAGTGGGCTGTTCAGCTTGAACAGGCTGTTCCTGCTCAGATCCTGGTTCTACTTTGGGAGTGATGAGAGGAGTGTGATTAAGTAAAAGTGGCGGAGGGGCTTGCGTCAGGATCTGTACATTTTGCAACTGTCCATTGGGTCCGACAACCTGCGCAGTATAACTGGAGGGCTGAAGGATCTGTGTTGCAGCGGAAGGCATTTGAATGGGATAGAATGAGCCGGCAGGAGCCGTAGCACCAGGGAGTTGAACAGCCTGGACCATTTGGAGACGAGGGTGGGCCGGGCCCTGTGAGGAGGGAGGTGCTTGCGACGATTGTTGTTGCAAAAGGCGGATCCCGGAGGAGGAGGACGTAGGGGTTGAAGAAGAGGAGGCCCCCTGCATGACTTTAAGTTCCATTAGGCCCCACAAACAAAGGGATCGTccttctttctctttctttcttgatTTAAGTCCGCCCTTAATTCAACACTCCATGCAGATTCTGCAAGGGctcacatacacacacacaaaagcAGAAAGAGATGCTAACATAAAGCGAAGAAAACCTTTGACTCTTGTTAATAAGCTAAGATAGAAGTAGAAAGAGGAGGGAAAGAGGGAAAAAAGGAAGGGAAGAAAACTTAAAAAGAGGAGAGAGATGAGAAGCGAGCTGAGGGGAAGGGCAGTAGTTGTAGTAGTGGGGATGTACTACACACGCTCAATTATATTCACTTTCAATACGCGCGCTCATAATGCCACGACCACTTCTTTCCGGCTTTTTGATTATGTAGAGAAAGAGGAGCtcttactaaatatatattaagagaaGCTCCACCATCTTGAGACCCCACTGTTCCGGCTAATACTcgtgtataataataaataacaaagcgATCATgacattcatataaattttttacaagagttattattatatattatgcagGGGTAGATGGGATATTCAATCCGGATTCCGGTCAAATACACAACTCGATTATTGATGATCAAACTTTTGGGggtatcaatatatttattaaaatattttttgattttttaagagtcatctaaatgaatatatgtaccGGGAATTAGATGGAGCATGATTAGATAAAAAGGGGGAAGACGCCCTTAGAAGACACGAACACTCAACCCCCTTCTAAACTCTCCtccttttttataacattttcttattttatgaaatattattatgtgtCTGTGACTAGAAGGaacgtataataaatatatgtaaaaatgagtaacgtttttttttaaatttccctcCCACTGTGTGACACACACATCTAATGAAGGAAGCCCTCCTTTAATTTCTAATGATTACCgcctattttttctatatatgtattattttttgtttcttaggTTCTTTCCTTCTACAAGACTCGTCTGCTAAGTACTCTGCAAAGGTGAAAGAACaaagattgttttaaaaaaacccaattcATCCCCCATTCCGGTTATTTTTGTTGTGTATCATATCCCCATTtctgtaaagatttttttcctccaaataaTCTCCTTTTCTCATTcccagaaaatgaaataaataaaagggctTAATTGTATAATCGATTCTCATTGGTCTCATTAGAACGATTAacaattttctatataaattatttattaatgaattcaaaaggatatttataataatgaaagtgATTGACTGAACGAGCCACTCTTCTTCACCGGCCGGGTCTAGTTATGAGCTTATTAAGAAAGAATGGACACCacccataaatatattatattatatagtacataatatattgaccCACCCATTATTTGACGACGCACGGTTCTTTTCTCTGACAGGAGTGTTATTGTTTGTGCCCCCTCCTAGGAGTAGGAGGGGGAAGGGAGGGGAGAAGGAGggaatttcttaaaatattattgtttataacgAGGTTGAGTGAGCCCAAATTTCTTACTTATGAGTCATTGCTGATTCATAGCCAGAACGGCATGGGATGTCTTATGTAATCCATGATTGAGATAGACTAATAATAGGAAACAAGGTTCGGAACAGCAAGAATAGACAAATATATTAGTTTGTCATAATAAATATAGCTGTGTTTACTGaattttcacgtgacgtcacaattttgatgtcGTCCATTTTGGAGGACTAAGCCTGctttttcccaactttttttgTCAGGGCACCTTTCAAAAGTGCATAAAATCTCAAAGTACCctgtaaaatatgattaaaaatgacacTACTTAGCCTAAATTCGAATATCCTGTTTATTTAGACGActcaataatgaacaaagaacTATACGAACTGtaaacagtaataaataaacttcaaCCTTTAAAacacagctttaaaaaatgctTCACAAACTTGTTAGACCGTCTAAGCGGTACAGCAACACAAGAACCCAAAATCAAGGCCAAGGTAACTCAAATGAAGTGCATGGATTAGGTGGAGGCTCAATTTCACAGTCAATCATCCCCAGTTCTTGTTTTTACAGTTTTcgcagtaaaaaaatatgctgtGCACTGCGGTCATGCCGACCTCAGTGGGATATTAATATGATACGTTATTGACAATGCGTACTTGAGACAGATTTTGAAGGTCAAGTTTATATACAAGATgacccataagtcttaggacaacagccaagatatatttatttctcgaaACATAACTTTTCCACCATTGTAATTCCCgtgaaatttccttcaaaataagtGACAGTTCATTCCATATGGGCCCCATTTGTGGCAACCACACGATGTACAGATGGTCTCCTCCGACAATTTGTCCCATGCAAAACTATGACGACCATCAAGTCGTCGACACCACATGGTCTTGCTCCAAAAGTTCTTGAAAGTGGTTTGGCATAATTCTTGAACAGACTTTGCAGAATGTAAAGATACTCCGTCCTGTTGGAAGCAGTGAGAACCTTCCCAGTGCTGTTGCTGGATCCAGGGAAGTACTTGAGACTGTAACATGTCCAGATAAACACGTTGATTGGTGTCCAAATTAAGTTGAATTCATTGTTAAGTTTAATTTGCTGTCCTAAGACTGAAGGGTTATCtagtaattatgtatttaaaataaacataaaattttatcctttcttaagtaaaaagaatgtatttatatatgaaatatcatagtttttttaaataacatgtcAAAATCAGATTTTTTAGTGGGCACTTCAGTGTTCAACACCACTATTTTGAGCAACCTGGCCTAAAAAAACGATGTTGCTTAACAATTAAAACCCTATTTTCActtatattaaggaaaatagtcgactattggatgtcaaaatgagacaCACAAATAGAAAGACTTATGACCTTGGagtctatcaaaaatctatggCCTAGTTTTATCGTATATCTTAAcctaaaatgtatgaaaatatgttattacatcgttatacaatcttattttcgtGTTAGAGATACAAATAAACTATTACAtataatggaaagaataatacatttttctctaTCCATCTCACTTTTCTTGAGGCTAATTGATCAAGAAAAATCTTACGAATCAAACCATTTTTAgagattttcagtacatattattactttgatgatattcaaatataactgtttatcattggcatcaagtagtactCAATGGAGATGTTATGgctttttttatgcataaagccatttgatcgAGTTTTATCAAGGTTTATCATGGgtgtattcataattatattttttaaggtgggggggggggtaggaggggcttggtttctggatttttttttgaaaaaaaatataaaaaaaagattaatccatacttattcacataaaattcgaaaattaaatttaaaaaaaataaatcaaaattaaatatttttggaaaaaacatccAAAATCCATAGCATTAAGGGAAAATTGCTTTGCTGATGATTAGTACAATACTGAGGAAAATTTCTTTAGAAGATGCAAGGATACCAAcgtgttttattcctttttttatataatatatttcaaccaatcaaattcgttctttttcaacgattccaacaaccttaataataggtaaattaaaagattatgaGCGTATTTTGACCATAAAACTAACAtgatttccatgattttatgGACATTTTCTATGACTGGCCTACCAGATCGtgctttagtttttattatttttccttggtGCATAATTTGGTcaaatgtccttttttgaaccctaatttggagaaaaatttgttcatcctgaccaaaaagaaattcttgtaaaaagataaaattactGGATAGGGGGAGGGGGTAGCAAACGCCCGGGGGACTAATTATCCCCTAGGTTTCTGTCGCCACAGTTTGGGAATCACTACTCTATGCGTGGAAAAGAAAGACAATTATCTATAAAGACCTTCCCCTCGAAATTGAGGTAAATAATTCGACATTATAAGTCaatattctcaaatttatttaatataaagagtatggattttaatttttttaactatttaagaagaaacaatttaaatcaatatatttcatatatcatgATAATACACAAAATGGACCCAATCAACATTCAGCGCACTGATAACAGGAGCGTCCACAGGGGTTGGCTGGAGAGGATGTAGCCCtcaccaaattaaggaattttttttttgctagaaaaatttgataatataaattttttgagatcggctggggatttttgaaaatttgctccaaaaaatttgatttttgatttttttttggataaatttaatatttgaaatttaatttttttcaaaaatttaatattctgtaaataactattgatttttgaaatttttctccaaaaaaattaatatttgagttttttgttcaaaaattatatatatgaaatttttttcaaaaaatctaattttttaaattttttcgatcctagctatagatttttaattttatttacgaaaatttaatatttattttcagaaaaatttaaaccttcaattttcaaaataatttcaaaggtAATAATCCGAGGGTGCATCAGTTTTCATAGAACTATTCCAGACCTTAAGAAAAACTGTTattctattgttttatttaaatattatgtccATTTTATAGAAGGaacattttgttcaaaatgaaaaaaataaaatagatagatGTATATAACTCCTGTGGACGCTCCTGGGTAAGTAATAAGACAACAATAACAGctgaagaaaaacaattattgttttCATGTTATTTGGTAGATGAAATCACATTTGAAACCCCTCTGTTGCTAGAtaataacataacaaaaaagtaCTCCATAACAATACATTCTTTTTGACTCGTTATGAAAGAAAAGGGTGATCACTGTTGCGTAAAGTCTACTTGACTTCAGGGTGTGAACTCCGCCTTTTGAGGGGTATCCCCCTctgtattttcttttgttaatgtATTTGCAATTTCTTAACATAATATccagagatgtataaaatatgtcttagaaTGTAGGGGTTACTTTTAATAATTGGAActtgaacatgatttttttattttctaaagctgttatccttaatattaaattcttgaaGATATAACATCCAATTTTAAAGTGATAATATGAAAGATAGAGGATccacatcgaagtaattctagcGTATATTTCCTTGATATATAAAGAGTGGgcctttttactttttttttgcttatttccATCTTCTCAAGGCTGCTTgcaaaaaacattcttcaaattgtcaggattaccaggTTCatctttggtttcttttatttgtccATATccaattatcattaaattttaaaaactttttggaaaaaaaaattaaaaattaaattttaaatattttttttttttttaagttcaaaaatccatagcttttttcaaaaaattaaatttttctttctaaactcaaagctgttcaaaaaaattacattttttgaaaaaaaaattcaaaaattcatatctatttaaaaaaacttttttttgaaaaaataaattgagaaaataaattttaaatattatatattttgataaaaagttcaaaaatccatagctattttcaaaaattattttttttctaaattcaaagctgttcaaaaaaatttgaaaaattaaatttttagggagaaaaaattaaattaaactttaaacattaaatttaaaaaaaaaaaaaattctaacatcaatagctattttcaaaaaatatcaaaaatccaaagttgtgcacaaaaaattaaattttttgaaaatctttttcaaaaatccaaagctattcacaaaaaattaaattctttggaaaaaaaataaaaaaaatcatttttcggaAACAGAAATTGCAacttagattttaaattttttgggaaaaaataacccccttttttttgggggggctgCAGCCACTCTGTTCTTCCCCCTGCAGTCGCCCCTGATATCGCcagaacatattttaaacaCCAATACACATTACTTCATTgaagatacttagagacaagtcatcatttttttctaccACTCCAGGCAGAGTCGATTTAAGGAAGATAAATGTGACATTTCTTCTTCACAGTATTGAGTGCCCAAAGACAGCAGGGCAGTAGCTATGatttttacataacttttttgtatcaaatttgaCATTGAACTCTTTTATGTAGAAAagagttattgaaaaaaaatatctttcatttcCCATGCTCCGCATGCGCTAAAACCGtccaaataaactttttctatgCAACCGAcacatttattctattttataaataatataaattactcaaatgaagtaaacattcaaatttttatgaaaatgaccGCAGAAATTCGTCAAATTCTTTCagccattcttttttttattattgtatttagcCCTGCTATTTATTCCTTGAGATACATCCTACATTCATATTCTATGATAATATGTAACTAACAAGAAACTTTAAAATGATAACACGCCCATCGAatttttattctctcttttaCCTGATGTAAAATGAAGAGGAGAAAAATccgtcaaaataataattaatatttaatactcaCGCAACCAACTGTTgcaatattgtatatatgtatattattttttttgggggtaggtgcttggtttttggaattattttgaaaacaaaaaaatccatacttttgtacaaaaagtcaaatttattggaaaacaagttcaaaaatccatagctattgacaaaaaattaaattttttggaaaaaaatttcaaatattatttttttt includes:
- the LOC121115231 gene encoding uncharacterized protein; translated protein: MELKVMQGASSSSTPTSSSSGIRLLQQQSSQAPPSSQGPAHPRLQMVQAVQLPGATAPAGSFYPIQMPSAATQILQPSSYTAQVVGPNGQLQNVQILTQAPPPLLLNHTPLITPKVEPGSEQEQPVQAEQPTLATTTFPPQNQSQYQQVHVLANGQVILSQPPPQTSQVISFRTANGQIVQIPAAAIQQQSQATVHIPGIGNVPIANATPQHVIAAPQIAPTTQQALQQDPNDPSKWHVIQIPMVQPQAVQIANAIPSSATIEELGLSNAIVTSMAGQNTQVQTHGSHQQQSIQTITASASVQQQSQTLITNNSSTNDTKPINQTNSGSNAGRRSGNGGSDGEAPRTRLKRVACTCPNCKDGDRGRGKNPDGKPRKKQHICHITNCNKVYGKTSHLRAHLRWHSGERPFVCNWMHCGKRFTRSDELQRHRRTHTGEKRFPCPECYKKFMRSDHLSKHIKTHQKGGSKLNQASSSTPPQENSLNNFVFVAPEGAQSNIVIAQNALQHQAPPQEFQLNTITLKSEDDEEDDEYDTDDFLSDSEIIGSHGPNQILPDV